The Populus alba chromosome 6, ASM523922v2, whole genome shotgun sequence genome contains a region encoding:
- the LOC118043858 gene encoding uncharacterized protein, which translates to MLEQLLIFTKGGLILWTCKELGNALKGSPIDTLIRSCLLEERSGTASYNYDAPGASYTLKWTFHNDLGLVFVAVYQRILHLLYVDELLAMVKHEFSQIYDPKRVEYFDFDETFRQLRKEAEARAEELRKVKPGGKGVNDGRKLVMKKGSGFGGGNKKNKSEANEGGNGDDGKGRKLENGHSNGNHNAAVVEGNRGMGLANGKENASSNNEAFDVTKLQKLKSKGGKKTSDTSVVSKGSNVDPKKKVTKKNRVWDDSPKDAKLDFTDHVEENGNENIEVVAADQGESMMDKEEIVSSDSEDEEDEEVSKDSKPDAKKKGWFSSMFQSIAGKANLDKADLEPALKALKDRLMTKNVAEEIAEKLCESVAASLEGKKLSSFTRISSTVQAAMEEALVRILTPRRSIDILRDVHAAKEQRKPYVVVFVGVNGVGKSTNLAKVAYWLLQHKVSVMMAACDTFRSGAVEQLRTHARRLQIPIFEKGYEKDPAVVAKEAIQEATRNGSDVVLVDTAGRMQDNEPLMRALSKLIYLNNPDLVLFVGEALVGNDAVDQLSKFNQKLADLSTSPNPRLIDGILLTKFDTIDDKVGAALSMVYISGSPVMFVGCGQSYTDLKKLNVKAIVKTLLK; encoded by the exons ATGTTAGAGCAGTTGTTAATATTTACTAAAGGAGGTTTGATTTTATGGACATGTAAAGAGCTCGGAAATGCATTAAAAGGATCGCCCATTGATACTTTGATTCGATCTTGTCTGTTGGAAGAACGATCCGGTACAGCATCCTACAATTACGATGCCCCTGGCGCCTCTTACACCCTTAAATGGACTTTCCATAACGACCTTGGCCTCGTTTTTGTCGCTGTGTATCAGCGAATTCTCCATTTGTTGTATGTGGATGAGTTGTTGGCGATGGTCAAGCATGAGTTTTCCCAGATTTATGATCCCAAACGTGTGgagtattttgattttgatgagacTTTTAGGCAGCTTAGGAAGGAAGCGGAGGCAAGGGCAGAAGAGTTGAGGAAAGTGAAGCCTGGGGGGAAGGGCGTGAATGACGGGAGGAAGCTGGTGATGAAAAAGGGTAGTGGGTTTGGTggagggaataaaaaaaataaaagtgaggcGAATGAGGGTGGTAATGGTGACGATGGGAAAGGGAGGAAATTGGAGAATGGACACTCCAATGGGAATCATAATGCTGCTGTTGTTGAAGGTAATAGAGGGATGGGTCTCGCGAATGGTAAAGAAAATGCGAGTTCCAATAATGAGGCTTTTGATGTCACTAAACTTCAGAAGCTGAAAAGTAAAGGTGGGAAAAAAACTTCTGATACTAGCGTTGTTAGCAAGGGTTCCAACGTGGACCCAAAGAAAAAGGTAACAAAGAAGAATAGAGTTTGGGATGATTCACCTAAAGATGCGAAACTGGATTTTACGGATCATGTGGAGGAGAATGGGAATGAGAATATAGAAGTTGTGGCAGCTGATCAAGGTGAAAGCATGATGGACAAAGAAGAGATTGTCAGCAGTGAcagtgaagatgaagaagatgaggaaGTCAGTAAGGACAGCAAGCCTGATGCTAAGAAGAAGGGATGGTTTTCATCTATGTTCCAGAG TATTGCTGGTAAGGCAAACCTGGACAAGGCAGACCTGGAGCCAGCATTGAAAGCTCTTAAGGATAGGCTCATGACCAAGAATGTG GCTGAGGAGATAGCAGAGAAGCTTTGTGAATCAGTTGCAGCTAGTCTAGAAGGTAAAAAGCTGTCATCTTTCACAAGGATATCTTCAACAGTGCAG GCAGCTATGGAAGAAGCACTTGTTCGTATTTTAACTCCTAGGCGTTCTATCGACATATTAAGAGATGTACATGCTGCAAAGGAACAGAGGAAACcatatgttgttgtttttgttggtgTCAATGGGGTTGGAAAGTCCACAAATCTGGCTAAG GTTGCATACTGGCTTCTGCAACATAAGGTCAGTGTTATGATGGCTGCTTGTGATACATTTAGGTCAGGAGCTGTTGAGCAGCTGAGGACTCATGCACGCAGACTTCAG ATCCCTATTTTTGAAAAGGGCTATGAGAAAGATCCAGCGGTTGTGGCAAAGGAAGCAATTCAGGAGGCCACACGCAATGGTTCTGATGTTGTTCTTGTTGATACTGCTGGTCGAATGCAG GACAATGAACCATTAATGAGAGCTCTCTCAAAGCTAATTTACCTCAACAATCCTGATCTGGTCTTGTTTGTTGGAGAGGCCTTGGTTGGAAATGATGCTGTTGATCAGCTATCAAAGTTCAATCAG AAATTAGCCGACCTATCTACTTCACCCAATCCTAGATTAATTGATGGGATTTTGCTCACCAAGTTTGACACCATTGATGATAAG GTTGGAGCTGCATTGTCGATGGTTTACATCTCCGGCTCACCGGTCATGTTTGTTGGCTGTGGTCAATCTTACACAGATCTGAAGAAGTTGAATGTGAAAGCTATTGTCAAGACACTCCTTAAATGA